Within Claveliimonas bilis, the genomic segment TGCTGGGCATTGCCCGGCAGAGGGACGGACAGATTGAAGCGGCCGTGTATCCCATGTTGATTTCCAAAGATCATCCGCTTGCCACAGTAAGGGATTCTTTTAATGCAGTGTTTGTGCATGGAGATGCGGTAGATGATGTGATGTTCTACGGACGGGGAGCAGGCGAATTTCCCACAGCCAGCGCTGTCATGGGAGATGTGATCGATGTAATACGCAATATGCAGTACGGCTGCACAGGGCGGATCGGCTGTACCTGTTACCGCACAACTCCTGTGAAAAATCCGGGAGATATCAAAAATAAGTTTTTCATCCGAATGCAGGTGGTAAATAAGCCGGGTGTACTGGCTGCCATTGCAGGAGAACTGGCTACTCATAAGGTGAGCATTTCCAAGGTGGTGCAGAAGGTAATTAAAAGCGGAATGGCTGAACTTGTTATAGGAACAGAAGAGGTAAAAGAGTACCATATGGCAGATGCGCTGAATGATCTGAAAAAGCTTGATGTCGTACATGAAATCAGCAGCGTAATCCGTGAATATTAGGTTGGAGTAAAAAAATAGTCAGAAAGCATTGTTTCATGGCAAGAAGTGTGCTAGAATAAAACAAAATCATCATAGTATTTGGATGAACACAAACAAAAAAGGAAGAGCAGAGTAGGAATGTGTGCGTTAAGTGCCGGCTGGACGGGGAGTTGCCAGCGGGACGAAAAGCAAGAAGCTTGCGGTACATGTTCCGCATCCCGCTGCTACACATAGACAGAAATACCTGCTTATGGGTAGCTGAAAGGACTACTGCGAAAAGGAGGTATTTTTTTATGAAAAAAACAAAAAAATTATTTGCAGATTCACTTCATGAATTTCAGGATGTCAGAAAACTTGCGGTTATGGCAATGCTGCTTGCGCTGGCGGTTGTGTTGGGATTTTATGCTACGATTCAGATTGGGGATTTTTTGAGAATTGGATTTGCATTTATCCCAAATGAATTGACGGGAATGTTGTTTGGACCGGTAGCGGGAGGATTTATGGGAGCGATCGCCGATATTGCTAAATACGCAGTAAAACCCATCGGAGCATTTTTCCCGGGATTTACGATCAGCGGCTTGCTGGCCGGCCTGATCTATGGCGTTGTGCTCTATAAAAAGCCGGTGAGCCTGAAGAGGATTATTGTGGCAAACACACTTGTGACAGTTTTTGTGAATCTGCTTTTAAATACGTACTGGCTTACGCTTCTTTATGGAAATGCCTTTGCAGTACTGCTCCCGGCCAGAATTATAAAAGAAGCGATTCTGCTTCCGATAGATATTGTGTTGTTTTTTACAGTTGCCAGAGTGCTTGGAAGGACGCAGATATTTTCTGTATTTGCCAGACCAGCCAGATAAGAAAGGATGATATGATGCAGGAGCGGCTCCCTATCGGTTTTTTGTTCAAACAGATCAATAATGTATATGAAAAAGATTTTAATAACAGGCTGCGTACGCTGGGAATAACAGCCTCCCAATGTGCAGTGCTGGATTATCTGTTTCACAGCAGAAAAGAAGAGATTAACCAAAAGGATGTGGAAAAGGCATTGAGCCTGAAAAATCCTACGGTGACAGGGTTGCTGAAAAGGTTGGACGAAAAAGGATTTATACTGATCGTCCCCAGCACGAAAGATAAGCGATGTAAAAACATTTATCTGACGGAGAAGGCCTATGATATTCAGAAAAGAATGGAGGCGGACCGCAAAAAGATCGATAAAGAGCTTACGATCGGAATGACAAAAAAGGAAGTCCAGGCTTTGCAGAAGATGTTAAGCCGGGTACTGTATAATGTATCAGAACCATAGAAATATAACAAAGAAGGCGTCGGATGTTCCGATGCCTTCTTTTTGAAATTGATAAAAGTTATCAAAAAATGTATTGATAATTT encodes:
- a CDS encoding folate family ECF transporter S component → MKKTKKLFADSLHEFQDVRKLAVMAMLLALAVVLGFYATIQIGDFLRIGFAFIPNELTGMLFGPVAGGFMGAIADIAKYAVKPIGAFFPGFTISGLLAGLIYGVVLYKKPVSLKRIIVANTLVTVFVNLLLNTYWLTLLYGNAFAVLLPARIIKEAILLPIDIVLFFTVARVLGRTQIFSVFARPAR
- a CDS encoding MarR family winged helix-turn-helix transcriptional regulator, which produces MQERLPIGFLFKQINNVYEKDFNNRLRTLGITASQCAVLDYLFHSRKEEINQKDVEKALSLKNPTVTGLLKRLDEKGFILIVPSTKDKRCKNIYLTEKAYDIQKRMEADRKKIDKELTIGMTKKEVQALQKMLSRVLYNVSEP